The following is a genomic window from Rutidosis leptorrhynchoides isolate AG116_Rl617_1_P2 chromosome 8, CSIRO_AGI_Rlap_v1, whole genome shotgun sequence.
cttctagtagcttatgaaaaaaagtagagcttataaactggaaaataagctccagctagtacaccaaacacttataaaaaataataagctccagctaccaactTTAAaattaagctccagctccagctctagcccataagctccagctctagaccataagctccagctccagctactttcatccaaacacaccctaaggGTGTGTTTGGCGCAAGAGCGTATAGGAGGTTATGAGAGCTTATGAGAGCTTCAGCTTATGATTTCAATAAGCTCCAAGTattaagctttgtttggtagacataaaaagtagagcttatgaaaaatcataagctctagaaaaataagttacttctagtagcttatgaaaaaatgtAGAGTTTATGAtttgaaaaataagctccagttagtttaccaaacacttatagaaaataataagctccagctcccagcttcaaaaataagctccagctccagctccagctccagctatagtccataagctccaactccagctaatttcatccaaacacaccctaagagcttatgattttcataagctctattttTTGTTTACGAAACAAAGTTTATGACTTGAAACTCATTAAAAGCATATGCTCCAGCtcctataagctctcataagctcccacAAGCTCGCGTGCCAAACATACTCTAGCTtatgaaaaaagtagagcttatgaattgaAAAATAAACTCCAACTAATTTATCAAACActtgtaaaaaaaattaataaactccagCGACCAGTTTCAAAAATAAGCTCAAACTTTAGTTCTGGCCCATAAGCTCCAGCTACAAACTACAACTAGTTTTATCCAAACACACACATAATTACACAAGACTTTTATCATTTTTGTTTTTAGGCCATGTTTTCCATGAATGAATTGAATGCCATGAAACTCGATAAATATGTTGAAAAAAGTCGAGAACAAGAAAAATATGTAGCAATGTTTTTGATTTAGTAATCAAACGATGAAGTTATAAAGTGTAAGCTAGAGTAGCACCCGAAAACGATTGGTGTATGTACAATGTAGAgctaacagttttttttttttttttttattattaattagtcGACTATTTGCGGCAGCAGTTGTCTTCTATTAAAGTTTTGTGCTAACATTTGTTGCAACTGAACAGATGGTTAAAAATTTACTATAATAGAAAAGAAACGAAAAAATTACAATATGTAAAAACCTGAAATGTACATTATCAAACATAAAAATTTATGAGTATTATAGAACAAATCCGAATTAATCTAAAAATCGTCAAACACAGCATAATAGTTACAAACTATTAGAAGATAGACATAGACTTGTAATTTCATAGCAGTGCCTTGTTATCCTTGACTGCTTCAACAACTCAAACTCTGCAAAAATACAAGTGAAAGAATCAAGGACAAATGTATGATTATAGTGCAAAAGTAGAGATGGAGAAAGGGCTCTGCATAGATTCTTCGTTTCGTAATTTGTTTCGTAATTTGCTTGGCTCGTGTCAGCATACATTGGGAGATACAAGGCTCTGCACAAATATAGGATCATTAACGAAGTACCCACTAATAGACAAGCATCGTACacctctataaatactaataatcttattattgtCTGGAGTACTCGTGCGATCCTCCAGTTTCAACTTGTGTATAATATCACACTTGATGCCATAATCATTAGGCACCCGTTTCCAAAGCATTTTTGCATTGTATTTTTCCATTACCCATATCATCTGGTTTATTAGTGTAAGGTGATTGACTATATACGCAAAGACATTGTTTGATAACACCAAGCCTCATGTCATCTTGATCGCATTCATCTGGTACAGAGATTTCTATAAATTCTTGTCGAGGTAAATCAAAAGAAAGAATGAATTTCTTACTATTACTTTTATTGATCATAAACCAATTAACTGACCCATCCAATAAGACACCCCTCACACTGATAGGTTCATCATCCACATCTCTAAAGACTCTAATAAGCTCCCATATATTTGTTTTCAACGACAGCGCGTAAAAACATGTCGTTTTATCTTTCTGAAACCCTACTATAACCTTGTAGTTGTTCGTAGATGAATCATAGCCAAAGCCCCAATATTCACAAATATCTAAAAGAAATGCGTACAGTTTTTTCACCTCTCGAGTCGAAGGATTAGCTACTAAAAGTTGACAATCCAATTGTTGATAGATGCATACCAGGCCGTTTGATGAACCAATCATCGACAGTTCAAGTAACAGAGTATGAGGTGCAAGGATCCTTCTATGTCCAATTGCATAATTATTGAGATCATCATTGTTGTAAGAACAGTTTAAATGAAACTTAATAAAACGATCGCTGGAGATTAA
Proteins encoded in this region:
- the LOC139863671 gene encoding F-box/kelch-repeat protein At3g06240-like, encoding MIGSSNGLVCIYQQLDCQLLVANPSTREVKKLYAFLLDICEYWGFGYDSSTNNYKVIVGFQKDKTTCFYALSLKTNIWELIRVFRDVDDEPISVRGVLLDGSVNWFMINKSNSKKFILSFDLPRQEFIEISVPDECDQDDMRLGVIKQCLCVYSQSPYTNKPDDMGNGKIQCKNALETGA